The Actinosynnema mirum DSM 43827 genomic interval GTCGGGGCAGGCCGAGATCCGGTTCCACGACGTGTGGTTCCGCTACCGCGACGACGGGCCCTGGGTGCTGCGCGGCGTGGACCTCGCCATCCCGGCGGGCGCCGCCGTCGGGCTCGTCGGCGTCAACGGCGCGGGCAAGAGCGCGCTGGTGAAGCTCCTGTGCCGCTTCTACGACCCGCAGCGCGGCTCGATCACCTGGGGTGGCGTGGACCTGCGCGAGCTGGACCTCGCGGCGCTGCGCGCGCGGATCGGCGTGGTGTTCCAGGAGTTCACGGCCTACGACCTCACCGCCGCCGAGAACATCGGCATCGGTCAGGTCAACGCCCTCGGCGACCGCGGCCGCGTCACCCGAGCCGCGATCACCGCCCGCGTCGACGACGTCGTGGACGCCCTGCCCGACGGCTACGACACGCTCCTCTCGCGCACCCACGCGGACGGCGGGCGGACCGGCGTCACGCTGTCCGGCGGGCAGTGGCAGCGGGCCGCGCTCGCGCGGTGCCTGACGCGCGACGACGCCGGGCTGCTGGTGCTGGACGAGCCCACCTCCGGCCTGGACGCCGTGGGGGAGCACCGGGTGCACGAGACCCTGCGGCGGCACGCGGCCGGGCGGGCCCGGCTGCTCGTCTCGCACCGGCTGTCCGCGCTGCGCGGCGCCGATCTCATCGTGGCGCTCTCCGGCGGCCGGATCGCCGAGCGGGGCCGCCACGACGAGCTGATGGACGCGGGCGGCGAGTACGCCCGGCTGTTCCGCCTCCAGGCGGGCGGCTACCAGGACGGGAGGGTGCGCTGATGGCGTGGTGGACCAGGGTGACCGTGCGGGGCGGCAGCATGGCGCCGACCCTGCGCGACGGCCAGCGGCTCGTGGCCCGCAGGCGACCGCGCGGGCCCCGGCGCGGCGAGGTGGTCGTGTTCCGGGCGCCCGATCCCCTGCTGCCGCACCGGATCAAGCGGGTGGCCGCCGTCGCGGGCGACCCGGTGCCCGACTGGTTGACCCCGACGATGCCCGGCGTGCACCGCGCGCCCGCCGGGTTCGTCGTGGTGGCGGGCGACAACCCGCGCTCGCAGGACTCCCGTCAGCTCGGCCTGGTCCGCTGCCGGGACGTCGTCGGCGCCGTGCCCGGCGTGTGACCGGCGCGCGGGCGGGCGGCGACCCACCGGCCCCGCCAGCCCGCCGGGTCGTCGCCGCAGGCCCGCGCGACCGCCAGCACCGTGTCGAGCCGGGGGAACCCGCGGCCCGCCAGCGCGTCGTGAAGGGTGCTGCGCGCGCACCCGGTGCGGCGGGCCAGATCGCGGTAGGGCAGGCCGCGCGGCAGGCGCAGCTCGTCAAGGTCGCGGGCCTGGTCCGCCCTGCGGTCGGTGGTCGGACGTTCCGCGGCGGCGCTCTCCGGAGCCGTCGCGGAATTGTTCTGCGTGCTCTGCTCGATTCTCATCTTCGCCATTCACCCGTGCTTCCCCAGTTGATCCGGGCACGACCGCGCGGGTGTGGCGAAAGCCGCGCGGTGGACCGTGACCGGGTTTCTCGCTGCGCGCGCGGGAAAGCAGCGAGCGGCGCGCTTGCGCTGCTCCGGGCTGCGCTGGTGGTGTTCGAGCACGGTGGGGGCGGTTTTCCCGGGCGCGTGCGGAGCCGTTCCCCAACGGCTCGTGATGGATCGACCGACCCCCCGTGATCAATCCATCGCCGCGACACCACCTGTCGATTCCGGAGGTGTGGGGGGCCAGGTGGGTGAAAAGCGGGGTGGAATCGTTGGCGCGATTACCGTCCCACCCCGCTGTCACCCGGTCAGGAGCGGTCGGAGCCGGTCTCCGAGCGGGCCTCGATCTCGGGCCCGGACTTGGACTCGGAATCGGACTTGATCCCGGCTCCCGGCTCCGGCGTCGCGTCCCTGGTCTTCCACCAGCTCGCCCCGACCGCCACGGCCAGGATCGCCGCCACCACGGCCAGCGACGCGGCCGTCGGGATCTTGTAGACGTCCAGCAGCAGCATCTTCACGCCCACCCACACCAGCACCAGGGCCAGCCCCAGCTTCAGGTAGGTGAACCGGTGCATCAGGTCCGCCAGCAGGAAGTACATCGCGCGCAGGCCCAGGATCGCGAACGCGTTCGAGGTGAACACCAGGAACGGCTCCTGCGTCACCGCGAAGATCGCCGGGATCGAGTCCACCGCGAACACGATGTCGGTCACCTCGACCAGCACCAGCACCGCCAGCAGCGGCGTCGCCACCCACTTGCCGCCCTCGCGCACCAGGAACCGGTGCCCGTGCTGCCGGTCGGTCATCGGCACGAACCGGCGGAACAGGCGCAGCACCGCGCTGCGCTCCGGGTCGACCACCTCGTCCTTCTGCCGCGCCATCTTCACCCCGGTGAGCACCAGGAACGCGCCGAACAGGTAGAGGATCCAGGAGAAGCTCGCGATCAGCACCGAGCCCGCCGCGATGAACACCGCGCGGAACACCAGCGCGCCCAGCACGCCGTAGAACAGCACCCGGTGCTGGTGCTCCCTGGGGACGGCGAAGTAGCCGAAGATGATCGCGAAGACGAACACGTTGTCGACCGCGAGGGACTTCTCGATCACGTAACCGGCGAAGTACTGGGCCGCCGGGTCCGCGCCCCACACCCACCACACGACCCCGCCGAAGGCGAGCCCCAGGGTGATCCACACGGCCGACCAGACGGCCGCCTCCCGCACGCTCACCACGTGCGCGCGCCGGTGGGCGAACAGGTCCACCGCGAGCATCACCAGGATCACGCCGAGCACCGCGGCCCAGGCCCAGAACGGGACAACCACGAGAACGCACCTCCGGTCCACTGTCGACCGGAGGTCTCCCCGACCGCCGCGCCCCTCGCGGGACGTCCGGCGGCGCCGAGACCGGGCAACCGTCTGGGCTGCCGTAATGACGAACTCGGCTGAGGCGGGTACTCCCCTCCGCCCCACTAGAATGACGAACTGCGGTTCGCCTGTCAACGCTTGATCGGTTAACCCGGATGGAGGAAGTGGTGGGCAGCGGAGGATTAGTGACCGGGGGCACGTGGACGTTCCTGAGCAACCACGCGCACGTGCTGCTGTGCCTGGCCGACGACCCGGACCAGACCCTGCCGGTGATCGCGGGACGGGTCGGGGTGACCAGCCGGGCGGTGCAGCTGATCCTGGCCGACCTGATCGCGGGCGGGTACGTGGAGCGCACGAAGGTGGGGCGGCGCAACCACTACCGGGTCAACCGGGACGGGCTGCTGCGGCACCCGCTGGAGGCCGGGCGCCGGGTGGGCGAGCTGATCGCGGCGCTGGGGTCAGGCGAGCGCGATCCGGGGCAGGGGGCGGTCGGTGGCCGCGACCTCGGTGAACTTCCCGACCAGGCGTGAGAGCGGTGTGGACGTGACGATCCGGGCCACCGCGTCGCGCAGCGCCAGGCCCAGGCGGGTGCTCGGGTAGGCCATGCGGCGCACGCCGGGCGGGAGCCGCTGCACGTCGTCGACCAGCGGGCGCATCCACGCCTCGAACGCCGCCAGCCCGCCGTCCAGGTCCGGCGCGGTGGACAGGCAGGCGGCCAGGACGTAGCCACCGGTCAGGGCCAGCGACGCGCCGCCGCCGCCCATCGGGGTCACGCACCAGGCCGCGTCGCCCGTCACGCACACCCGGCCCCGGCGCCAGGCGGGCATCCGGATCTGGGTGAGGCGGTCGACGTACAGGTCGTCGGTGGTGGCGAACCCGTCCAGCACGCGGGGCGCCTCCCAGCCGACGCCCGCGTAGCGCTCGCGGACCTGCCGGGCGGTCGGGCGGTCCGGGCCGTCGTCGGTGAACGCGAGCATGGCGCGCGTGGTGCCCCGGTTGTCGGGGCGCAGGTGCACCTGGCGGCCACCGGTGGCGGTGTGCCAGCGCCAGCGGTCGTCGTCGGCGGGGGTGCGGGGGATCGTGCCGAACAGCATGGTGATGCCGAGCTCGTGGCGGTCGACGTCGGGGCCGAACACCAGGTCGCGGGTGCCGGAGCGGACGCCCTCGGCGACGACGAGCAGGTCGGCGGTCAGGACCTCGCCCCGCGCCGTGGTGACCGCGACGGCGTCGGGGGTCCGGGCGACCTCGGTGATCCGCTCGCCGAAGCGCAGGTCCATCCCCGGCGGGAGCTGCTCCAGGACGGCTCGGGCCAGGTCGCCGCGCAGCACCTCCAGCTCGGCGGTGGCGCCGTCGCGGCCCTCGGGGAGGGTGGCGATGACCCGGCCCCGCCCGTCGACGAAGACCGTGCCGGTCTCGGTGGTGTTGCGGGCGCGGACGGCCTCGGTGAGGCCCATCAGGTCGAGCACCTCGTGCGCGACGCCCCGGACGTCGACGTTCTGGCCGCCGTCGCGGAACTCCTCGGCCAGCTCCAGGACCGTGACGTCCCAACCGGTGCGGCGCAGCCAGTAGGCCGCGGAGAGGCCGGCGATGCCGGCCCCGGAGATCACTGCGCGCGGTGCGGTCATGGTGGCCTCCGGTGGCTCGGGGTTGCCCGCCTCTCAGGCGAAGCTACTTCCGGCGCACGGCCGCCGCACGACCGGCGGCGGTGAATGGCGAAAAGACCCGCCCGCACCGGGGTGCGAGCGGGTCTCCGGGGGAGAAAAGGGTCAGCGGCGCGCCATCGGGCGCCTCGGGGTCGTCGACCTGCGGCGGTACACCACGTACGGGCGCCACAGGTACGCGATCGGGGCCGACCACACGTGCACCAGCCTGGTGAACGGCCAGATCGCGAACAGCAGGAACGCGCTCA includes:
- a CDS encoding ABC transporter ATP-binding protein produces the protein MIRSAAAALALPFRAAPALAAVTLALTVLAGAGPAVSAWLTGLLVDELTSGAASTGLAAVLVVWPPMVPLLLICPATAVLARLATAWREASTEESWVAADRRRLFYRSLLTDVRAAKEIRLFGLGNLLRARMVDSLTAVSGARLAADRPRTLAQGALALLGPVVGGTGTVVVAVGVGSGRASVGDLVLFLGTVAGVQGGVSGVVLQLGVGAGRAVRLFGRYLDVLATPDDLPQGRETPSGQAEIRFHDVWFRYRDDGPWVLRGVDLAIPAGAAVGLVGVNGAGKSALVKLLCRFYDPQRGSITWGGVDLRELDLAALRARIGVVFQEFTAYDLTAAENIGIGQVNALGDRGRVTRAAITARVDDVVDALPDGYDTLLSRTHADGGRTGVTLSGGQWQRAALARCLTRDDAGLLVLDEPTSGLDAVGEHRVHETLRRHAAGRARLLVSHRLSALRGADLIVALSGGRIAERGRHDELMDAGGEYARLFRLQAGGYQDGRVR
- a CDS encoding S26 family signal peptidase, with product MAWWTRVTVRGGSMAPTLRDGQRLVARRRPRGPRRGEVVVFRAPDPLLPHRIKRVAAVAGDPVPDWLTPTMPGVHRAPAGFVVVAGDNPRSQDSRQLGLVRCRDVVGAVPGV
- a CDS encoding helix-turn-helix domain-containing protein, with amino-acid sequence MAKMRIEQSTQNNSATAPESAAAERPTTDRRADQARDLDELRLPRGLPYRDLARRTGCARSTLHDALAGRGFPRLDTVLAVARACGDDPAGWRGRWVAARPRAGHTPGTAPTTSRQRTRPS
- a CDS encoding TerC family protein; translation: MVVPFWAWAAVLGVILVMLAVDLFAHRRAHVVSVREAAVWSAVWITLGLAFGGVVWWVWGADPAAQYFAGYVIEKSLAVDNVFVFAIIFGYFAVPREHQHRVLFYGVLGALVFRAVFIAAGSVLIASFSWILYLFGAFLVLTGVKMARQKDEVVDPERSAVLRLFRRFVPMTDRQHGHRFLVREGGKWVATPLLAVLVLVEVTDIVFAVDSIPAIFAVTQEPFLVFTSNAFAILGLRAMYFLLADLMHRFTYLKLGLALVLVWVGVKMLLLDVYKIPTAASLAVVAAILAVAVGASWWKTRDATPEPGAGIKSDSESKSGPEIEARSETGSDRS
- a CDS encoding helix-turn-helix transcriptional regulator, with protein sequence MEEVVGSGGLVTGGTWTFLSNHAHVLLCLADDPDQTLPVIAGRVGVTSRAVQLILADLIAGGYVERTKVGRRNHYRVNRDGLLRHPLEAGRRVGELIAALGSGERDPGQGAVGGRDLGELPDQA
- a CDS encoding FAD-dependent monooxygenase — its product is MTAPRAVISGAGIAGLSAAYWLRRTGWDVTVLELAEEFRDGGQNVDVRGVAHEVLDLMGLTEAVRARNTTETGTVFVDGRGRVIATLPEGRDGATAELEVLRGDLARAVLEQLPPGMDLRFGERITEVARTPDAVAVTTARGEVLTADLLVVAEGVRSGTRDLVFGPDVDRHELGITMLFGTIPRTPADDDRWRWHTATGGRQVHLRPDNRGTTRAMLAFTDDGPDRPTARQVRERYAGVGWEAPRVLDGFATTDDLYVDRLTQIRMPAWRRGRVCVTGDAAWCVTPMGGGGASLALTGGYVLAACLSTAPDLDGGLAAFEAWMRPLVDDVQRLPPGVRRMAYPSTRLGLALRDAVARIVTSTPLSRLVGKFTEVAATDRPLPRIALA